One uncultured Hyphomonas sp. genomic region harbors:
- a CDS encoding RNA methyltransferase, with translation MKRPPETLTSPSNPLIKSLKGLERKKERQSSGLFLAEGARLVEQGLANNWQPDTLVVAAAVADRPHIAALADKAEAAGARVVLVPERLMSKITHKDNAQSVIATFKQRQVTLDQLDVRTGPQKSLFVALYEVRDPGNLGTILRTADCAGADGVILVGTCCDPYSFEAVRASMGSVFDMPFAAASYEDFEAWRRKAGIASVAASVNGTARHDLVDLQQDTVILMGNEQAGLPPAVEADCDQLVLIPMRGGADSLNLAQATAIMVYEAWRQRDFQ, from the coding sequence ATGAAACGTCCGCCCGAAACCCTCACCTCTCCGTCCAATCCTCTGATCAAGTCGCTGAAAGGCCTTGAAAGGAAAAAGGAACGCCAGTCCAGCGGCCTGTTCCTGGCCGAGGGCGCGCGTCTCGTGGAACAGGGTCTCGCCAATAACTGGCAGCCGGACACGCTCGTTGTGGCGGCAGCTGTCGCCGACAGGCCACACATTGCCGCCCTCGCCGACAAGGCAGAGGCCGCAGGCGCCCGGGTGGTGCTGGTGCCGGAACGGCTGATGTCGAAGATCACCCACAAGGACAATGCGCAGTCCGTCATCGCCACATTCAAGCAGCGTCAGGTCACGCTTGATCAGCTGGACGTCCGGACTGGTCCGCAGAAGTCGCTTTTCGTCGCCCTCTATGAAGTGCGCGACCCGGGCAATCTGGGCACCATCCTGCGGACGGCTGATTGCGCCGGGGCTGACGGGGTTATCCTCGTCGGAACCTGTTGTGATCCTTACAGTTTCGAGGCCGTGCGCGCCTCCATGGGCTCGGTGTTCGACATGCCCTTCGCCGCCGCCTCATACGAAGACTTCGAAGCCTGGCGCCGCAAGGCCGGCATCGCCTCCGTCGCCGCCTCCGTGAACGGCACGGCCCGGCATGATCTGGTGGATCTGCAACAGGATACCGTCATCCTGATGGGCAATGAACAAGCCGGCCTCCCCCCCGCCGTGGAGGCCGATTGCGACCAGCTCGTCCTCATCCCCATGCGTGGCGGGGCGGATAGTCTGAACCTTGCGCAGGCGACGGCGATCATGGTGTATGAGGCCTGGCGGCAGCGGGATTTCCAATGA
- a CDS encoding class I SAM-dependent methyltransferase gives MKTETKLLIADDWDDYALLDSGHLQKLERFGSQTVIRPDPQAFWEPARPVETWRADARFSSKNNDEDGSGNWEVLSPKAQDTWPMRWNGLTFNARRTAFRHMGVFQEHSVHWRFAQEQIRTAGRPVKALNLFGYTGLMSLACAAAGAEVVHLDASPKSNGYGKENQTLSGLDDKPIRWIADDAMKFTAREIRRGNRYDGIILDPPKFGRGPKNETWRFEENLPELLDTVRDLLSDRPRFVILTAYAVRLSYLALAQALADRLKPYGGTMEMGEMALPQKDSDRLLPTAIYARWRADD, from the coding sequence ATGAAAACAGAGACGAAGCTGCTGATCGCGGACGACTGGGACGATTATGCCCTGCTCGATTCCGGCCACCTGCAGAAGCTGGAACGCTTCGGCAGCCAGACCGTGATCCGGCCCGATCCGCAGGCCTTCTGGGAGCCCGCCCGCCCGGTGGAGACCTGGCGCGCGGATGCGCGTTTCTCCAGCAAAAACAATGATGAAGACGGCTCCGGCAATTGGGAGGTCCTGTCCCCGAAGGCGCAGGACACCTGGCCGATGCGCTGGAACGGGCTGACCTTCAATGCCCGGCGTACCGCTTTCCGGCACATGGGCGTTTTCCAGGAACATTCGGTCCACTGGCGCTTCGCCCAGGAGCAGATTCGCACCGCGGGCCGGCCCGTCAAAGCCTTGAATCTGTTCGGTTATACCGGGCTGATGTCGCTCGCCTGCGCGGCCGCGGGCGCGGAGGTCGTGCACCTCGATGCGAGCCCCAAATCGAACGGCTATGGCAAGGAAAACCAGACCCTCAGCGGCCTCGACGACAAGCCCATCCGGTGGATCGCCGACGATGCGATGAAGTTCACCGCCCGCGAAATCCGGCGCGGCAACCGCTATGACGGCATCATCCTCGACCCGCCGAAATTCGGCCGGGGCCCCAAGAACGAGACCTGGCGGTTTGAGGAAAATCTCCCGGAATTACTGGACACTGTACGCGATCTGCTGAGCGACCGGCCGCGCTTCGTCATCCTGACGGCCTATGCTGTCCGCCTCTCTTATCTCGCCCTCGCCCAGGCTCTGGCCGACCGGCTGAAGCCCTATGGCGGCACGATGGAAATGGGCGAAATGGCCCTCCCCCAGAAAGACTCTGACCGCCTCCTGCCAACAGCGATCTATGCCCGCTGGCGCGCGGACGACTGA
- a CDS encoding TonB-dependent receptor, whose product MNGKSMKSRLLASSVFAGAAFMAQASMLAVAQEADEAVDTVATTTEDATARQETVYVTGSRIAQPNMTTTSPVTSVSANDVKLQGVTRVEDLVTQLPQAFAAQNSTVSNGASGTATVSLRNLDLGGSATRTLVLVDGKRLPYGSPNDAAADLNLIPGQMVERVDVLTGGASAVYGSDAIAGVVNFIMKDDFEGVQIDTQYGFYQHNNDYDTNGDLRDVIAQRAVGNPSQFALPDDNVIDGYSKEITAIMGINTDDGRGNLTAWFGYRNNDAVLQGARDYSACAIGSATATGFTCGGSSTSFPGRFTDFDAFNYTIDPATGEFRDFDGATDQYNYGPLNFYQRPDERYTAGFNGHYQINDYAEAYTQFMFMDYQSNAQIAPSGNFFATTSINCDNPLISASQLADIGCTAANIADGDSIGMYIARRNVEGGGRQDHLGYQTYRGVAGLRGDLYKAPGWSYDVSASFAQVTLSRSYRNEFSITRLNRALNVVDDGTGTAVCASVLDGTDPNCVPWDIFTVGNVTPEALGYLQVPLLQTGTTEQNIVSAVLTGDLGQYGFQLPSANSGLQVAIGAEYRRDALESITDNSFATGDGAGQGGPTIGLSGAVDSYDMFAEFQMPLVEGKPGVELLSIEGAYRYSDYSTGISADSYKIGGDYAPTSDIRFRASFQKAVRAPNVIDLFQAQGFNLFDLDDDLCDFTDPAADGTGGAACIGTNPWQVTQAQADGGALGSPAGQYNYLQGGNPDLQPEEAETLTIGFVATPTFLPGFSASVDYYNIDITDAISTVGSSVTMQLCYLQGDLDACQRIQRNANGQLWVGTGNVVDLNVNIGGVETSGFDISAAYGFDMGKYGSMNLSMNGTLLDSFDVDPVGNAAYAYDCVGKYGNDCFTPTPEWRHRARASWVTPIDGLDLNATWRYIGSADLDTGVTNRVDSTLEEQNYIDLAGQWAARDWVSFRFGVNNVLDDDPPLSASTGTTGNGNTYPQTYDAMGRYFFVGATFDF is encoded by the coding sequence GTGAACGGGAAATCCATGAAGTCCCGCCTGCTTGCTTCGTCCGTCTTCGCGGGTGCAGCATTTATGGCGCAGGCGAGCATGCTCGCCGTCGCCCAGGAGGCAGACGAAGCTGTCGATACCGTGGCCACGACCACGGAAGACGCAACCGCACGCCAGGAAACGGTGTACGTCACCGGTTCGCGCATCGCGCAGCCGAACATGACCACGACAAGCCCGGTGACCTCGGTTTCCGCGAACGACGTGAAACTGCAGGGTGTGACGCGCGTCGAAGACCTCGTCACCCAGCTGCCGCAGGCTTTCGCCGCACAGAACTCCACCGTGTCGAACGGTGCATCCGGTACTGCAACGGTTTCGCTGCGTAACCTCGACCTCGGCGGCAGCGCAACGCGTACGCTGGTCCTGGTTGACGGCAAGCGCCTGCCTTACGGTTCGCCGAACGATGCCGCTGCCGACCTCAACCTGATTCCGGGCCAGATGGTCGAGCGCGTTGACGTCCTGACGGGCGGCGCATCGGCTGTTTACGGTTCCGACGCCATCGCCGGCGTTGTCAACTTCATCATGAAGGACGACTTCGAAGGCGTGCAGATCGACACCCAGTACGGCTTCTACCAGCACAACAACGACTACGACACGAACGGCGACCTCCGTGACGTGATCGCTCAGCGCGCTGTTGGCAACCCGTCCCAGTTCGCTCTGCCGGACGACAACGTGATCGACGGTTACTCGAAAGAGATCACCGCCATCATGGGCATCAACACCGACGACGGCCGCGGTAACCTGACCGCATGGTTCGGATACCGGAACAATGACGCTGTGCTGCAAGGCGCGCGTGATTATTCTGCATGTGCAATCGGTTCTGCTACGGCAACCGGCTTCACCTGCGGTGGTTCGTCCACGTCCTTCCCGGGCCGCTTCACGGACTTCGACGCGTTCAACTACACGATCGATCCGGCAACCGGCGAGTTCCGCGATTTCGATGGCGCAACCGACCAGTACAACTACGGCCCGCTGAACTTCTATCAGCGTCCGGACGAGCGCTACACGGCTGGCTTCAACGGTCACTACCAGATCAATGACTATGCCGAAGCCTACACCCAGTTCATGTTCATGGACTATCAGTCGAACGCTCAGATTGCCCCGTCGGGCAACTTCTTCGCAACCACGTCGATCAACTGCGACAACCCGCTTATCTCGGCTTCGCAGCTGGCAGACATCGGTTGTACGGCGGCGAACATCGCAGATGGCGACTCCATCGGCATGTACATCGCTCGCCGTAACGTCGAAGGCGGCGGCCGTCAGGACCACCTCGGCTACCAGACCTATCGTGGCGTCGCTGGCCTGCGTGGCGACCTCTACAAGGCTCCGGGCTGGTCGTATGACGTCTCCGCTTCGTTCGCTCAGGTGACCCTGAGCCGTTCTTACCGGAACGAATTCTCGATCACCCGCCTGAACCGCGCCCTGAACGTCGTTGACGACGGCACCGGCACGGCAGTCTGTGCAAGCGTTCTCGACGGCACCGACCCGAACTGCGTGCCGTGGGATATCTTCACGGTCGGCAACGTGACTCCGGAAGCTCTGGGTTACCTGCAGGTTCCGCTGCTCCAGACCGGTACCACCGAGCAGAACATCGTTTCCGCTGTTCTGACCGGCGATCTGGGCCAGTATGGCTTCCAGCTGCCGTCGGCAAACTCTGGCCTCCAGGTTGCTATCGGTGCTGAATACCGCCGTGACGCTCTGGAATCGATCACCGACAACTCGTTCGCAACGGGTGATGGTGCTGGCCAGGGTGGCCCGACCATCGGTCTCTCCGGTGCTGTCGACTCCTACGACATGTTCGCGGAATTCCAGATGCCGCTGGTTGAAGGCAAGCCGGGCGTCGAGCTCCTGTCCATCGAAGGTGCTTACCGTTACTCCGATTACTCGACCGGCATCAGCGCCGACTCGTACAAAATCGGCGGTGACTATGCTCCGACTTCGGACATCCGCTTCCGTGCCAGCTTCCAGAAAGCTGTCCGTGCACCGAACGTGATCGACCTCTTCCAGGCTCAGGGCTTCAACCTGTTCGACCTGGACGACGATCTCTGTGACTTCACCGACCCGGCCGCCGACGGCACCGGTGGTGCAGCATGTATCGGTACGAACCCGTGGCAGGTCACTCAGGCGCAAGCCGATGGTGGCGCTCTGGGATCGCCGGCTGGTCAGTACAACTACCTGCAAGGTGGTAACCCGGACCTTCAGCCGGAAGAAGCTGAAACCCTCACGATCGGCTTTGTTGCTACGCCGACCTTCCTGCCGGGCTTCTCGGCATCGGTCGACTACTACAACATCGACATCACCGATGCGATCTCGACGGTTGGTTCTTCTGTCACCATGCAGCTCTGCTACCTGCAGGGCGATCTGGACGCGTGTCAGCGCATCCAGCGTAACGCCAACGGCCAGCTCTGGGTCGGTACCGGCAACGTTGTTGACCTGAACGTCAACATCGGTGGTGTGGAAACCTCCGGTTTCGACATCTCTGCCGCCTACGGCTTCGACATGGGCAAATATGGTTCGATGAACCTGAGCATGAACGGTACCCTGCTCGACAGCTTCGATGTCGACCCGGTTGGTAACGCTGCTTACGCCTATGACTGCGTTGGCAAGTACGGCAACGACTGCTTCACCCCGACCCCGGAATGGCGTCACCGCGCCCGCGCAAGCTGGGTCACTCCGATTGACGGTCTCGACCTGAACGCAACCTGGCGTTACATCGGCTCCGCTGATCTCGACACCGGTGTCACCAACCGCGTGGACTCCACGCTGGAAGAGCAGAACTACATCGACCTTGCTGGCCAGTGGGCCGCCAGGGATTGGGTCTCCTTCCGCTTCGGTGTGAACAACGTGCTGGATGATGATCCGCCGCTGTCCGCTTCGACCGGTACGACGGGTAACGGTAACACCTACCCGCAGACCTATGACGCAATGGGTCGTTACTTCTTCGTCGGCGCGACGTTCGACTTCTAA
- a CDS encoding DUF3667 domain-containing protein: MSHDMEAAGAAALGGLTSGDHHPVTKGEPCRNCGAPVAERYCSRCGQLASNFHRPFFSLVASSLADTFALDSRLWRSVPMLLFRPGRMTRNYLDGQRARYVPPFRLFLLASVLFFLTVFGLGDRLGWYQDWQLNPGSALSLSEEDSTKLVETIEAQLADENLDPDTRAVLEKTLANLESGSKIPFVDESTGEVDRDALDEMIDLTTNEDTPPEEVATIRGAGDRLARVLENQDRFGARLREWAPRFSLMFMPLLALMLAIMYAWHRKIYVYDHVITALHFQTFIYSLLTLLLLAAAFLHTGAGWLFGIGTLWAIWYLHRQLRVTYGTGLFMAAFRTSILLILGITVLFVLALGLVILSFLLT; encoded by the coding sequence ATGAGCCATGACATGGAAGCCGCTGGGGCTGCCGCACTCGGCGGCCTCACCTCCGGCGATCACCACCCTGTCACAAAGGGCGAGCCCTGCCGGAATTGCGGCGCGCCTGTCGCCGAGCGCTATTGCTCGCGGTGCGGCCAGCTTGCGTCGAATTTCCACCGGCCATTCTTCAGCCTGGTCGCTTCCAGCCTGGCCGACACGTTCGCGCTGGACAGCCGCCTCTGGCGCTCGGTGCCGATGCTGCTGTTCCGGCCAGGCCGGATGACGCGGAACTATCTGGACGGGCAGCGTGCCCGTTATGTGCCGCCATTCCGGCTGTTCCTGCTGGCCTCAGTGCTGTTTTTCCTCACGGTTTTCGGTCTCGGCGACCGGCTGGGCTGGTACCAGGACTGGCAGCTCAACCCCGGCTCGGCCCTGAGCCTGTCCGAAGAGGATAGTACGAAGCTGGTTGAGACCATTGAGGCCCAGCTGGCTGACGAAAACCTCGATCCCGATACCCGGGCGGTCTTGGAGAAGACTCTCGCCAACCTCGAATCCGGCTCGAAAATCCCGTTCGTCGACGAGTCGACCGGCGAGGTCGACCGCGACGCGCTCGACGAGATGATCGACCTGACCACGAATGAAGATACCCCGCCGGAGGAGGTCGCAACGATCAGGGGGGCAGGGGACCGGCTCGCCCGCGTTCTTGAAAACCAGGACCGTTTCGGCGCCCGCCTGCGCGAATGGGCGCCGCGGTTCAGCCTTATGTTCATGCCGCTCCTGGCCCTGATGCTGGCGATCATGTACGCATGGCACCGCAAGATCTATGTGTACGACCACGTGATCACGGCGCTCCATTTCCAGACCTTCATTTACAGCCTGTTGACCCTGTTGCTGCTCGCTGCTGCATTCCTGCATACCGGGGCAGGGTGGCTGTTCGGAATCGGCACACTCTGGGCCATCTGGTACCTTCACCGCCAGCTCCGGGTCACCTATGGGACCGGCCTGTTCATGGCGGCCTTTCGTACCTCGATATTGCTGATCCTGGGCATAACCGTCCTGTTTGTGCTGGCGCTCGGGCTGGTTATCCTCAGTTTTCTGCTCACGTGA
- a CDS encoding peptide ABC transporter substrate-binding protein, producing the protein MIFSRMRGLMATGALALVLAACGGGGGGGSASDVPTLRRGISAKVDTLDPHKSSAQWENIIIGDMFIGLTTDGVDARPEPGMATSWETSEDGLVWTFHLGDYYWSDGNPVVADDFVYGLRRIQSPEVASQYSSLLYLIKNAAPVNEGKLPPEELGARAIDDKTLELTLEYPAPYLPGLLSHYTTYPVPSHAIETYGDAWIQPDNIVVNGPYKLVYWRTGDQLVADKNPTGFGAEDACFDRVVYFELEDLTSVENKIQAGELDINNAFDGARQPEIEAKLPGWVRTTPALITTYWSFNSQVAPFDDVRVRKALSMALDREFMVKSVLTPGYVPAYSFVPPGIDNYDAPRPHVEWENMPREERLAEAKRLLEEAGYGPDNPLEFEYIHRSTDDNPKVAPVAQANWAEIAPWVKPTIIKQDTKVLYARLRQSDFQVADGAWVADFDDPINFLYLLKSDTGQQNYGNYNNPEYDALLIRSNSELDLKKRAETFAEAEDLMLNDYPITPMWFQVTKNLVDPDLTGYEDNAKDQHRSRFMCKDGIKAAE; encoded by the coding sequence ATGATCTTCTCCCGTATGCGAGGCCTAATGGCCACCGGCGCACTGGCCCTTGTCCTGGCAGCTTGCGGAGGCGGCGGTGGCGGCGGATCTGCCAGCGATGTGCCGACCCTGCGGCGCGGTATTTCGGCCAAGGTCGATACGCTCGATCCGCACAAGTCCTCGGCCCAGTGGGAGAACATCATCATTGGCGACATGTTCATCGGCCTGACCACCGATGGCGTGGACGCCCGTCCGGAACCCGGCATGGCGACCAGCTGGGAAACCAGCGAAGACGGCCTCGTCTGGACCTTCCATCTTGGGGATTACTACTGGTCGGATGGCAATCCGGTCGTGGCGGACGACTTTGTCTACGGCCTGCGCCGCATCCAGTCTCCGGAAGTGGCGTCGCAATATTCCTCGCTGCTGTACCTCATCAAGAACGCCGCACCGGTCAATGAAGGCAAGCTGCCGCCGGAAGAGCTGGGCGCCCGCGCGATCGACGACAAGACGCTGGAGCTGACGCTGGAATACCCGGCGCCATACCTGCCGGGCCTGTTGTCCCACTACACGACCTATCCGGTGCCAAGCCACGCCATCGAAACCTATGGCGATGCCTGGATCCAGCCGGACAATATCGTGGTGAACGGTCCGTACAAACTGGTTTACTGGCGGACCGGCGACCAGCTGGTGGCCGACAAGAACCCGACCGGCTTCGGCGCCGAGGACGCCTGTTTCGACCGCGTGGTCTATTTCGAACTCGAAGACCTGACCTCGGTCGAGAACAAGATCCAGGCTGGTGAGCTCGACATCAACAATGCCTTCGATGGCGCCCGCCAGCCCGAGATCGAGGCCAAGCTGCCAGGCTGGGTGCGCACGACGCCGGCCCTGATCACGACGTACTGGTCGTTCAATTCCCAGGTCGCCCCGTTTGACGATGTGCGCGTGCGCAAGGCGCTGTCCATGGCGCTGGACCGGGAGTTCATGGTGAAGAGCGTCCTGACGCCGGGCTATGTGCCGGCCTATTCCTTCGTGCCGCCGGGGATCGACAATTACGACGCGCCGCGCCCGCATGTGGAGTGGGAGAACATGCCCCGCGAAGAGCGTCTCGCAGAAGCCAAACGCCTTCTGGAAGAGGCCGGCTACGGGCCGGACAATCCGCTGGAGTTCGAATACATCCACCGTTCCACCGACGATAATCCGAAGGTGGCCCCGGTGGCGCAGGCCAACTGGGCCGAGATTGCCCCCTGGGTGAAGCCGACGATCATCAAGCAGGACACGAAGGTGCTTTATGCCCGCCTGCGCCAGTCGGACTTCCAGGTGGCCGATGGCGCCTGGGTCGCGGATTTCGATGACCCGATCAACTTCCTCTACCTGCTGAAATCCGACACCGGCCAGCAGAACTACGGCAACTACAACAATCCGGAATATGACGCCCTGTTGATCCGGTCGAATTCGGAACTCGACCTGAAAAAGCGGGCCGAGACGTTCGCCGAGGCGGAAGACCTGATGCTGAACGACTATCCGATCACGCCGATGTGGTTCCAGGTTACCAAGAACCTCGTGGACCCGGACCTGACCGGCTATGAGGACAACGCCAAGGACCAGCATCGCTCGCGCTTCATGTGCAAGGATGGTATCAAAGCGGCCGAATAG
- a CDS encoding mechanosensitive ion channel domain-containing protein: MKRARPPILFALIGAAILTVPHTGLAPDWNKLGDWPDILASICFIAATGWAIGTLVDGLMKRRLAKLNFHEADNLKARKTATRLDVVRRIWVVTVGIVTVAAALTVIPGVKQFGVSLFASAGIAGIAVGIAARPVLSNLIAGLQIAFTQPIRLDDAVVLEDEWGWIEEIGLFYVVVRIWDWRRLILPVSYFIEQPFQNWTHKSASIIGSVFWSLDYRAPVADMRDKLTEICRATPLWDGDVVNLQVTDTGMNTIRIRALASARNSPDAWDLRCFIREKMISWLQEHHPEALPRIRNELDTLPEGAFDGRAVQAGRME, encoded by the coding sequence ATGAAGCGCGCCCGGCCGCCCATCCTGTTCGCCCTGATCGGCGCTGCGATCCTGACAGTTCCGCACACCGGGCTCGCGCCTGATTGGAACAAGCTCGGCGACTGGCCGGATATCCTGGCCTCAATCTGTTTCATCGCAGCCACCGGCTGGGCCATCGGCACGCTGGTCGACGGGCTGATGAAGCGGCGGCTCGCCAAGCTGAACTTTCACGAGGCCGACAATCTGAAAGCGCGCAAAACCGCGACGCGCCTGGATGTGGTCCGGCGCATCTGGGTTGTCACGGTCGGCATTGTCACCGTCGCCGCGGCGCTGACTGTCATTCCAGGGGTCAAGCAATTCGGTGTCAGCCTGTTCGCCTCCGCCGGGATCGCGGGCATCGCGGTCGGCATTGCCGCCCGCCCGGTGCTGTCGAACCTGATCGCCGGCCTGCAGATCGCCTTCACCCAACCGATCAGGCTGGACGATGCGGTGGTGCTGGAAGACGAGTGGGGCTGGATCGAGGAGATCGGCCTGTTCTACGTCGTAGTTCGCATCTGGGACTGGCGGCGCCTGATCCTGCCGGTCTCCTATTTCATCGAACAGCCTTTCCAGAACTGGACGCACAAATCTGCCAGCATCATCGGCAGCGTTTTCTGGTCGTTGGATTACCGGGCGCCGGTGGCCGACATGCGGGACAAGCTGACCGAAATCTGCCGCGCCACGCCGCTATGGGATGGCGATGTCGTGAATTTGCAGGTGACGGATACGGGCATGAATACGATCCGTATACGGGCGCTGGCGAGCGCGCGAAACTCCCCTGACGCGTGGGACCTGCGCTGTTTCATCCGTGAGAAGATGATTTCCTGGCTGCAGGAACATCACCCTGAAGCCCTGCCCCGCATCCGCAACGAACTCGACACCCTGCCGGAGGGCGCGTTCGATGGGCGGGCGGTTCAGGCCGGGCGGATGGAATAG
- a CDS encoding Gfo/Idh/MocA family oxidoreductase has protein sequence MIRIGILGAAKISPKAIIEPARRRTDCRVVAVAARDADRAAAYAEDHGIQHVADSYDALIAREDIDLIYNALPPNRHADLSIAALKAGKAVLCEKPFAMNADEAALMQTAAIEADRPLVEAFHYRFHPAFLHALGHVRSGHVGKILSMEAAFSVPIPYRPGELRHTLETGGGALMDLGTYCIHMVRTIAGAEPSVASAECHCDRPGVDISTHARLVFPGDVTASIMTSMSETVSRRIQLHIEGTSGSLTFNNPIHPYLGHKIILQQRGQPDRTETIPGDSTYDYQLAHMIDVLAGRAEPLTGGADAVSNMRVIDAIYRSAGLQPRGSEPAS, from the coding sequence ATGATCCGGATCGGCATTCTCGGCGCGGCGAAGATTTCGCCCAAGGCCATCATCGAACCAGCCCGGCGGCGGACGGACTGCCGCGTGGTTGCCGTCGCTGCGCGCGATGCCGACCGCGCCGCCGCCTATGCAGAAGATCATGGCATCCAGCATGTCGCGGACAGCTATGACGCCCTGATCGCGCGCGAGGACATTGACCTCATTTACAACGCCCTGCCCCCGAACCGGCATGCCGATCTGAGCATCGCAGCCCTGAAAGCCGGCAAGGCCGTGCTGTGCGAGAAGCCCTTCGCCATGAATGCGGACGAGGCTGCCCTGATGCAGACAGCCGCAATCGAGGCCGACAGGCCGCTGGTCGAGGCGTTTCATTACCGGTTCCACCCCGCCTTCCTTCACGCCCTCGGCCATGTCCGCAGCGGGCATGTCGGGAAGATCCTGTCGATGGAGGCCGCCTTCTCTGTGCCCATCCCCTACCGGCCGGGCGAGCTGCGTCACACGCTGGAGACGGGCGGCGGCGCGCTGATGGATCTCGGCACCTACTGCATCCACATGGTACGGACGATAGCCGGCGCCGAGCCGTCCGTCGCCTCCGCCGAATGCCATTGCGACCGGCCGGGCGTCGACATCTCTACCCATGCCCGCCTGGTGTTCCCGGGCGATGTGACCGCTTCGATCATGACCTCCATGTCGGAAACGGTGTCTCGGCGGATCCAGCTTCATATCGAGGGCACCAGCGGATCCCTCACCTTCAACAATCCCATCCACCCCTATCTGGGGCACAAAATCATTCTCCAGCAGCGCGGCCAGCCGGACCGGACGGAGACGATTCCCGGCGACAGTACCTATGATTACCAGCTGGCGCACATGATCGACGTGCTGGCCGGACGGGCAGAGCCGCTGACCGGCGGGGCCGACGCTGTCTCAAACATGCGCGTGATTGACGCAATTTATCGCAGCGCCGGACTGCAGCCGCGCGGCAGCGAACCGGCCTCTTGA
- a CDS encoding tryptophanase, which produces MKTIIEPFRIKSVEPIRMTTREERADLLKAAKYNLFKLHSDDVIIDLLTDSGTSAMSAAQWGAVMTGDESYAGAPSFYRFEAAVRDLMDFKHIIPTHQGRAAEHLLFNLIAKPGHIIPSNTHFDTTRGNIEAAGAEAVDLPVAEGKVPSLDHPFKGNMDLDALEALLREKRDSVPAVMMTITNNAGGGQPASLENIRAAAQIAQHYRKPFFIDGCRFAENAWFIKLREPGQQDRSIKAIIHDIFEVADGMTMSAKKDAFANIGGWLAVRDDALAERARTLLIQTEGFPTYGGLAGRDLDAIAQGLSEIIDEDYLRYRVRTNAYIAERLDAMGVPVVKPAGGHAVFVDARAFLPHIPPLEYPGQALACALYEMGGIRGCEIGTVMFGRKPDGSEEPARMDLVRLAMPRRVYTQSHADYIVEVFEELAASKDQLRGMKIVKEPPMMRHFTSEFEPL; this is translated from the coding sequence ATGAAAACCATCATCGAACCTTTCCGCATCAAATCGGTCGAACCGATCCGCATGACCACGCGTGAGGAGCGCGCGGACCTGCTGAAGGCGGCGAAGTACAATCTCTTCAAACTGCATTCAGACGATGTGATCATCGACCTCCTCACCGACAGCGGCACCTCGGCCATGAGCGCGGCGCAATGGGGCGCGGTGATGACCGGCGACGAGAGCTATGCCGGCGCGCCGAGCTTCTACCGGTTCGAGGCCGCGGTCCGTGACCTGATGGATTTCAAACACATCATCCCGACCCACCAGGGCCGCGCCGCTGAACACCTCTTGTTCAACCTGATCGCCAAGCCTGGCCACATCATCCCTTCCAACACGCATTTCGACACGACCCGCGGCAATATCGAGGCTGCGGGCGCCGAAGCGGTGGACCTGCCGGTTGCGGAAGGCAAGGTCCCTTCCCTCGATCATCCGTTCAAGGGCAATATGGACCTCGACGCACTAGAGGCCCTGCTCCGTGAGAAACGTGATTCAGTTCCGGCCGTGATGATGACCATCACGAACAATGCCGGCGGCGGCCAGCCGGCGAGCCTCGAAAACATCCGCGCCGCGGCCCAGATTGCCCAGCACTATCGCAAACCCTTCTTCATCGATGGCTGCCGCTTCGCCGAGAATGCCTGGTTCATCAAACTACGCGAGCCCGGCCAGCAGGACCGCAGCATCAAGGCGATCATCCACGACATCTTCGAAGTTGCCGACGGGATGACCATGAGCGCCAAGAAAGATGCCTTCGCCAATATCGGCGGCTGGCTGGCGGTCCGAGACGATGCGCTGGCCGAACGCGCCCGCACCCTTCTGATCCAGACCGAGGGCTTCCCGACCTATGGGGGCCTCGCGGGCCGGGACCTCGACGCCATCGCACAGGGTCTCTCCGAAATCATCGATGAGGATTACCTGCGTTACCGGGTGCGGACGAATGCCTATATCGCCGAACGGCTGGATGCGATGGGTGTTCCCGTTGTGAAGCCGGCGGGCGGCCATGCCGTCTTCGTGGATGCGCGCGCCTTCCTGCCTCACATCCCGCCGCTGGAATATCCGGGCCAGGCCCTGGCCTGCGCGCTTTACGAGATGGGCGGTATCCGCGGCTGCGAGATCGGCACGGTCATGTTCGGGCGCAAACCAGACGGCAGCGAGGAGCCCGCCCGGATGGATCTTGTGCGCCTCGCCATGCCGCGCCGCGTCTACACCCAGTCGCATGCGGACTATATCGTCGAGGTCTTCGAGGAACTCGCTGCCTCGAAAGACCAGCTGCGCGGCATGAAAATCGTGAAAGAGCCGCCGATGATGCGGCACTTCACGTCAGAGTTTGAACCGCTCTAG